A single region of the Chryseobacterium culicis genome encodes:
- a CDS encoding MarR family winged helix-turn-helix transcriptional regulator produces MIPLSEHLCFKTYAVSRYITGLYKPYLDEISLTYPQYLVMTVLWEHGGMKIGKIGEHLHLDNGTLTPLLKRMEKNGLIIRTRSTEDERVVLINLTENGTKLKEKAKHIPKAVQQCMNLSEDVKTQLMASLDNILTIQSVSGI; encoded by the coding sequence ATGATCCCTTTATCAGAACATTTATGCTTTAAAACATATGCTGTTTCCAGATATATTACAGGTTTATATAAGCCTTATCTGGATGAAATTTCATTAACGTATCCTCAGTATCTTGTGATGACAGTTTTATGGGAGCATGGCGGAATGAAGATCGGAAAGATCGGTGAACATCTTCATCTGGATAACGGAACATTAACGCCGTTATTGAAACGTATGGAAAAAAACGGATTGATCATCCGAACCCGCAGCACAGAAGATGAAAGAGTTGTATTGATTAATCTTACCGAAAATGGAACAAAGCTTAAAGAAAAAGCGAAACATATTCCCAAAGCTGTTCAGCAGTGCATGAATCTGAGTGAGGATGTAAAGACCCAGCTAATGGCTTCTTTAGACAATATATTAACAATACAATCTGTTTCTGGCATATGA
- a CDS encoding alkaline phosphatase PhoX, which produces MKKKLLTVGALAILASSGIQAQTLIFNKNASWSYKDNNQAQPAGWNAQTYDISGWSVGNGPLGYGDPVTTTINSGLTTAYFAKDFTVDLSTLSDTMELGVMRDDGIIVYLNGEEVVRDNMPAGAVTFNTFSSTTIDGAAESVYNIFSIPKSKFVNGVNRFSIELHNRSTTSSDLRIDAYLKTTTNTTTPVTCNGTHISCFTSIVPTAQTNKLIIPAEHKYQLILKEGDSYTEGGGLVGGQNDFTAYVPKTGSSTNGYLSVNHETNPGGVTMAEINYNATSKLWQLTKSRAVSFSDPSLVQTIRNCSGGITPWGTVVTAEESVTSNDVNNDGYKDYGWLVEIDPATAQVISKNANGTKGKLWQMGIMNHENVVINNAGTIAYYGEDGGTHMVYKYVMDTPNDLSSGNLYVLKLDQGLTTAGDPVGTTATWIQVPNKTQADQNNTNNNALTVGGTKFNGVEDVDISPLDGRIYFTAKGLDRVYRLQDNGTTASQVETFVGGGSSVYSFNTAQGMKSEAWGDGNDNLTFDELGNLWVLQDGGKNYIWVIAPDHTPANPKVRLFASMPAGSEPTGLTFTPDHKFGFFSIQHPDSTISTDVDATGNTIDYKGKSATIVIALKNNLGIEGTLGTIDSKIEENTVTVAPNPTSGIVKINSAKGLKDISVTAYSMDGKIVYTKKFNGTNKVLDLDFTQQLEGSRVLVLNIEAEGGFQKTVKLLKK; this is translated from the coding sequence ATGAAGAAAAAACTACTAACAGTGGGAGCTTTGGCTATACTGGCCAGTTCTGGTATTCAGGCGCAGACTCTGATATTCAATAAGAATGCATCTTGGAGTTATAAGGATAATAATCAGGCGCAGCCAGCTGGTTGGAATGCACAGACCTATGATATTTCTGGATGGTCCGTTGGAAATGGTCCGTTAGGGTATGGGGATCCTGTAACAACGACGATCAATTCAGGGCTTACTACCGCTTATTTTGCTAAGGATTTTACGGTAGATCTTTCAACACTTTCCGATACTATGGAACTTGGAGTAATGAGAGATGACGGTATCATTGTATACCTTAACGGAGAAGAAGTGGTAAGAGATAATATGCCTGCGGGTGCTGTAACATTCAATACTTTCTCTAGTACTACTATTGATGGGGCAGCAGAGAGCGTTTATAATATTTTCTCTATTCCAAAGTCAAAATTTGTAAACGGGGTCAACAGATTTTCTATTGAGCTGCATAACAGAAGTACAACCAGTTCAGATTTAAGAATTGATGCTTACCTGAAAACAACAACCAATACAACAACTCCCGTAACTTGTAACGGAACACATATCAGCTGTTTTACTTCAATTGTTCCTACAGCACAGACCAATAAACTGATCATTCCTGCTGAACACAAATACCAGCTTATTCTAAAAGAAGGAGACAGCTATACCGAAGGAGGCGGACTGGTAGGAGGTCAGAATGACTTTACAGCTTATGTTCCCAAAACAGGAAGCAGTACCAATGGATATCTTTCTGTAAACCATGAAACCAATCCTGGAGGAGTTACCATGGCAGAGATTAACTATAACGCGACTTCAAAACTTTGGCAGCTGACAAAATCAAGAGCGGTAAGTTTCTCAGATCCAAGTTTAGTACAGACCATCAGAAACTGTTCAGGAGGAATTACTCCATGGGGAACTGTAGTGACGGCAGAAGAATCGGTTACGTCCAATGATGTGAACAATGATGGTTATAAAGATTATGGTTGGTTAGTGGAGATTGATCCTGCAACAGCACAGGTTATTTCTAAAAATGCTAATGGTACCAAAGGGAAACTGTGGCAGATGGGAATCATGAACCACGAAAACGTAGTAATCAATAATGCAGGAACTATAGCGTATTATGGAGAAGACGGAGGAACTCACATGGTATACAAATATGTAATGGATACTCCAAATGATCTTTCTTCAGGAAACCTTTATGTGTTAAAATTAGATCAGGGATTAACAACTGCAGGAGATCCGGTAGGAACTACAGCGACATGGATTCAGGTTCCGAACAAAACACAAGCAGATCAGAATAATACCAATAATAATGCTCTGACTGTGGGAGGTACAAAATTCAATGGAGTTGAAGATGTTGATATCAGCCCTCTGGATGGCAGAATCTATTTTACTGCAAAAGGATTAGACAGAGTATACCGTTTACAGGATAACGGAACTACCGCTTCTCAGGTGGAAACATTTGTAGGAGGAGGTTCTTCTGTATATTCTTTCAATACTGCTCAGGGAATGAAATCTGAAGCCTGGGGAGACGGAAATGACAACCTTACTTTTGATGAGCTTGGAAACCTTTGGGTACTTCAGGATGGTGGTAAAAACTATATCTGGGTAATTGCTCCGGATCATACACCGGCAAACCCTAAAGTAAGACTATTTGCTTCCATGCCGGCAGGTTCAGAGCCTACAGGACTTACATTTACTCCTGATCACAAATTCGGTTTCTTCTCTATTCAGCATCCGGATTCAACCATTTCTACAGATGTAGATGCAACAGGGAATACAATTGATTATAAAGGAAAATCAGCAACAATTGTAATTGCCCTTAAAAACAACCTGGGAATTGAAGGAACTTTAGGAACTATTGATAGTAAAATTGAAGAAAATACAGTAACAGTAGCTCCAAACCCAACTTCAGGAATCGTGAAAATCAATTCTGCAAAAGGATTGAAAGATATTTCTGTAACAGCTTACAGCATGGACGGAAAAATCGTTTATACAAAGAAGTTCAACGGGACCAACAAAGTATTGGATCTTGATTTTACGCAACAGTTGGAAGGATCTCGTGTTTTAGTTTTAAATATTGAAGCAGAAGGAGGTTTCCAGAAAACAGTTAAACTTTTAAAGAAATAA
- a CDS encoding cytochrome-c peroxidase — translation MRSYPLLVIVLLIGFAVMSFNPVYKGKESENTFVNKGLSDFKTKLEQLKSDADKFSEDRISLAELQKSLSSTRNSFKEIEFYVAYHYPEFTKTHLNAAPLFHIEAAGTSSYTLPPEGLQVLDELIFSDEAGNEKEKIKTITTFLYNSYAGFYLSALKNGLSKGNNKTLPLRIELIRIYSLGVSGFDTPGSLNISEETSHALSGMQKYINDDLYFKNYNTQKADQILTEAIHYLSKNTDFETFDRIEFYKKYVQPLYEELGKWDGRPDDLKEFSGWNVGNKNFFSSDFLDPYFYTLLKSSEDNPELRNLGKSIFYDQNLSGNGKMSCATCHLQENAFTDLTTKSQSNVEGKTVLRNSPSLYNAVFAKRFFYDLRAFYLEQQAEHVIYNEQEFNTSYENIIQKLKTKPEYKKAFRAAFKDGKISKENFSKALSSYVASLYSFDSDFDRFMRNEKNVSDDVKKGFNLFMGKANCATCHFAPHFSGLVPPFFNENESEVLGIPTRPIKQLPVELDQDLGRGNSPVKKEKSWIYDYSFKTVTVRNIALTKPYFHNGAFNTLEEVLDFYNEGGGEGLGLKMKNQTLAPDKLNLTETEIKQIIAFLNALTDVSKAK, via the coding sequence ATGAGATCTTATCCACTGCTTGTAATCGTCCTTCTGATAGGATTTGCAGTAATGTCTTTTAATCCTGTTTATAAAGGAAAAGAAAGCGAAAATACATTTGTTAATAAAGGGTTGTCCGACTTTAAAACCAAACTTGAGCAGCTGAAATCAGACGCCGATAAGTTCTCCGAAGACCGTATTTCCCTCGCCGAATTACAGAAATCACTAAGCAGTACAAGAAACTCATTTAAGGAAATAGAATTCTATGTTGCCTACCATTATCCTGAATTTACGAAAACCCATTTGAATGCAGCTCCTTTATTTCATATTGAAGCTGCAGGGACATCATCATACACTCTTCCGCCTGAAGGATTACAGGTGTTGGATGAACTTATATTTTCTGACGAAGCAGGAAATGAAAAGGAAAAGATTAAAACGATTACTACTTTTTTGTATAACAGTTATGCCGGGTTTTATTTAAGTGCATTAAAAAATGGACTGAGTAAAGGGAATAATAAGACCTTACCGTTACGTATAGAACTGATCAGGATCTATTCACTTGGTGTATCAGGTTTTGATACACCGGGTTCACTGAATATTTCCGAAGAAACAAGCCATGCTCTTTCCGGAATGCAGAAATACATCAATGATGATCTTTATTTTAAAAATTATAATACGCAGAAGGCTGACCAGATTTTAACAGAAGCAATTCATTACCTTTCAAAAAATACAGATTTTGAAACTTTCGACAGGATCGAGTTTTATAAAAAATATGTACAGCCTTTGTATGAAGAGTTGGGGAAATGGGATGGAAGACCTGATGATCTTAAAGAATTTTCAGGCTGGAATGTGGGAAACAAAAACTTTTTCAGCAGTGATTTTTTAGATCCTTACTTTTATACCTTACTAAAATCCTCAGAAGATAATCCGGAACTCCGCAATCTTGGAAAATCTATTTTCTATGATCAGAACTTAAGTGGAAACGGAAAAATGAGTTGTGCGACTTGCCACCTTCAGGAAAATGCCTTTACAGACCTTACCACCAAATCGCAAAGCAATGTGGAAGGAAAAACGGTTCTGAGAAACTCTCCGTCTTTATATAATGCTGTTTTTGCCAAAAGGTTTTTCTACGATCTTCGTGCTTTTTACCTTGAACAGCAGGCAGAACACGTCATTTATAATGAACAGGAATTCAATACGAGCTATGAAAATATTATTCAGAAACTAAAAACAAAACCTGAATATAAAAAGGCTTTTCGTGCAGCTTTCAAAGATGGAAAGATCAGTAAAGAGAATTTTTCAAAAGCATTAAGTTCTTATGTAGCTTCATTATATTCATTTGACAGTGATTTTGACCGTTTCATGAGGAATGAAAAGAATGTTTCTGATGATGTGAAAAAAGGATTCAATCTGTTTATGGGAAAAGCCAATTGTGCAACCTGTCATTTTGCCCCTCATTTTTCAGGATTGGTACCTCCGTTTTTTAATGAAAATGAATCTGAAGTATTGGGAATACCAACCCGACCGATCAAACAGCTTCCTGTAGAGCTTGACCAGGATTTAGGAAGAGGAAACAGTCCGGTAAAAAAAGAAAAATCATGGATTTATGATTACTCTTTCAAAACAGTAACCGTGAGAAATATTGCTCTTACTAAACCTTATTTTCACAATGGAGCTTTCAACACATTAGAAGAAGTCCTTGATTTTTATAACGAAGGTGGTGGAGAAGGGTTAGGATTAAAAATGAAAAACCAAACCCTTGCACCAGATAAATTAAACCTTACCGAAACAGAAATAAAACAGATCATAGCCTTCCTGAATGCACTTACAGATGTGAGTAAAGCGAAGTAG
- a CDS encoding DNA-3-methyladenine glycosylase I: MEKIRCGWCEKDDLYRKYHDEEWGRPVYDDKTLFEFLILESFQAGLSWYTILSKRENFRKAFDHFDYKKVAAYSDEKIEELMNNSGIIRNRLKILSAVTNAQKFMEVQQEFGSFSKYIWGFIDGKPIDNSPETLSVVPATTEISDLISKELKKRGFKFVGSTVIYAHMQATGMINDHLKNCFTRKI, from the coding sequence ATGGAAAAAATACGTTGTGGCTGGTGCGAAAAAGATGATCTCTACCGAAAGTATCATGATGAAGAGTGGGGAAGACCTGTTTACGATGACAAGACCCTATTTGAGTTTCTGATTCTGGAGAGTTTTCAGGCCGGGCTGAGCTGGTATACTATTTTATCCAAAAGAGAAAACTTCAGAAAAGCTTTTGATCATTTTGATTATAAAAAAGTAGCAGCGTATTCGGATGAAAAGATTGAAGAATTGATGAATAATTCCGGAATTATCAGAAACAGGCTCAAAATTCTTTCGGCAGTCACCAATGCTCAGAAATTCATGGAAGTTCAGCAGGAGTTCGGAAGTTTCTCCAAATATATCTGGGGCTTTATAGATGGAAAACCCATTGACAACAGTCCCGAAACATTATCTGTTGTTCCTGCCACTACAGAAATTTCTGATCTTATATCCAAAGAACTTAAAAAAAGAGGTTTTAAATTCGTTGGTTCTACAGTAATTTATGCCCATATGCAAGCCACCGGAATGATCAATGATCACTTAAAAAACTGCTTTACCAGAAAAATTTAA
- a CDS encoding leucine-rich repeat domain-containing protein — MKKLVLFIAILSLSQIKAQIDPVKYPTFTNIEEALNSKKAVYSMSFREKGLFNIPPKIVKLDSLFFLNIMANKLEKMDQELFELKGLEILNVNENSIKYIPDEVSKLKKLTSFSMNLNSLTSINPNLAQLQNLKVVHFDANNLNTFPEALMEIPTLEEINLQGNQISFIADRLKQIKNLKFLNLSDNQINDLGNLSFPENLKYLELQQNAIIRLPENLFKARHLEFLNVSGNNITEISPKVKGLKDIVSMNLANNNLKDIPEEIKQLKNLKTLILTGNPIEKSKIENLKTLLPETQIYF; from the coding sequence ATGAAAAAGCTAGTCTTATTTATTGCCATACTCTCACTTTCTCAGATCAAAGCTCAGATTGATCCGGTGAAATATCCCACTTTTACCAACATCGAAGAAGCTTTAAACAGTAAAAAAGCAGTGTACAGTATGAGCTTTCGGGAAAAAGGACTTTTTAATATCCCTCCTAAAATCGTGAAGTTGGATTCATTATTCTTTCTGAATATCATGGCTAATAAGCTCGAGAAAATGGATCAGGAACTCTTTGAATTAAAAGGACTGGAAATTTTAAATGTGAATGAAAACAGTATTAAATATATTCCCGATGAGGTAAGCAAGCTTAAGAAACTGACCTCTTTTTCAATGAATCTGAATAGTCTGACAAGCATTAATCCTAATCTTGCACAGCTTCAGAACCTAAAAGTCGTGCATTTTGATGCCAACAACCTGAATACCTTTCCGGAAGCCCTAATGGAAATTCCGACCCTGGAAGAAATTAATCTGCAGGGAAATCAGATAAGCTTCATTGCAGACAGACTTAAGCAGATCAAAAACCTGAAATTCCTGAACCTTTCAGATAATCAGATTAATGATCTTGGAAATTTGTCTTTTCCGGAAAATTTAAAATATCTTGAACTGCAGCAGAATGCAATTATCAGGCTTCCTGAGAACCTTTTCAAAGCCAGACATCTCGAATTTTTAAATGTCAGTGGAAATAATATCACAGAAATATCACCCAAAGTAAAAGGATTGAAAGATATCGTCAGTATGAATCTGGCGAACAACAATCTGAAAGATATTCCTGAAGAAATCAAACAGCTTAAAAACCTGAAAACGTTGATTCTTACAGGAAATCCTATAGAAAAATCTAAAATTGAAAACTTAAAAACCTTACTGCCGGAAACCCAGATCTATTTCTAG
- a CDS encoding enoyl-ACP reductase, translated as MSYGLLKGKKGIIFGALNEQSIAWKVAERCHEEGAEFILSNAPIALRMGELNGLAEKTGSEVIGADATSIEDLEKLFDAAVAKFGKIDFILHSIGMSINVRKGKHYTEMNYDWLEKGWDISAVSFHKVMRVAWEKDCMNEWGSILALTYIAAQRTFPDYNDMSDNKAYLESIARTFGNYWGERKVRVNTVSQSPTMTTAGSGVKGFGGFLGYAEDMSPLGNATALECADYCVTLFSDLTKKVTMQNLFHDGGFSSSGVTQKVISKYDAE; from the coding sequence ATGTCATACGGTTTACTTAAAGGCAAAAAGGGAATTATTTTTGGAGCCCTTAATGAACAATCTATCGCATGGAAAGTTGCTGAAAGATGTCATGAAGAAGGTGCTGAATTTATCTTATCCAATGCTCCTATTGCTTTGAGAATGGGGGAACTTAATGGTTTAGCAGAAAAAACAGGTTCTGAAGTAATAGGTGCTGATGCAACTTCTATAGAGGATCTTGAAAAACTTTTTGATGCCGCTGTTGCAAAATTTGGAAAAATCGACTTTATCCTTCACTCTATCGGAATGTCTATCAACGTAAGAAAAGGAAAACATTATACAGAAATGAACTACGACTGGTTGGAAAAAGGCTGGGATATTTCCGCTGTTTCTTTCCATAAAGTAATGCGTGTGGCTTGGGAAAAAGACTGTATGAATGAATGGGGAAGTATTTTGGCACTTACTTATATTGCTGCTCAAAGAACATTCCCGGATTATAATGATATGTCTGATAATAAAGCTTATCTGGAAAGTATTGCAAGAACTTTCGGAAACTATTGGGGTGAAAGAAAAGTACGTGTTAATACCGTTTCTCAGTCTCCTACAATGACAACTGCCGGTAGCGGTGTGAAAGGTTTCGGAGGATTCCTTGGCTATGCAGAAGATATGTCTCCACTAGGAAATGCTACGGCTCTTGAATGTGCAGACTACTGTGTAACATTATTCTCTGATCTTACGAAGAAAGTAACGATGCAGAATCTTTTCCATGATGGAGGTTTCAGCAGCTCAGGGGTTACTCAGAAAGTAATCAGCAAGTATGATGCTGAATAA
- a CDS encoding glycoside hydrolase family 30 protein produces MRKLIVSCFVVGVVINVNAQNYWNKNAGKTAKVILTNSKANEKMADKGPVKFEQFGQPKETDACIFVAPNFKYQKLIGIGGAITDASAETFYKMPKNKQKEILDAYFGKNGLGYTVVRTNMNSCDFSSDSYTYVEDNDTSLKTFNVAHDEKYKIPMIKEAQKAIGNNFTFYFSPWSPPAWMKSNKSLYKGGRLENQYYQTWADYYIKFIKEYEKRGINIWGLTVQNEPMATQSWESCIYTAEEEGEFLKNNLGPTLWKNGYKDKKVMIWDHNRDLIYQRATTTLSDPETSKYAHGIGYHWYETWNNKTQLFDNLAETHRAFPDKFLAFTEGCKEQFNMDKIYDVSLGELYSKNMLNDFNKGNALWTDWNILLDETGGPNHKGNFCFAPIIADTKTGEVFYTYEYYYIGHVSKYIKPNAQRIGSSSNRAALTSSAFMNENGQLVTVIMNDSDNDIETNLWIEGKAAKLNAPAHSIQTVIL; encoded by the coding sequence ATGAGAAAACTAATTGTAAGTTGTTTTGTAGTGGGCGTTGTTATCAATGTTAATGCTCAGAATTATTGGAATAAAAATGCAGGAAAAACAGCTAAAGTAATCCTTACCAACTCGAAAGCGAATGAGAAGATGGCGGATAAAGGACCCGTCAAATTTGAGCAGTTTGGGCAACCTAAAGAAACGGATGCCTGTATTTTTGTGGCACCCAATTTTAAATATCAGAAACTGATAGGAATTGGAGGTGCTATTACAGATGCTTCAGCAGAGACTTTCTATAAGATGCCAAAAAATAAACAAAAGGAAATTCTTGATGCCTATTTTGGAAAAAACGGATTGGGATATACCGTTGTTCGTACCAATATGAATTCCTGTGACTTTTCCAGTGATTCTTATACCTATGTAGAGGATAATGATACTTCTCTGAAGACTTTTAATGTTGCTCACGATGAGAAATATAAAATTCCAATGATCAAAGAAGCTCAAAAGGCTATAGGAAATAATTTTACGTTTTATTTCTCCCCATGGAGCCCGCCAGCCTGGATGAAATCAAATAAAAGTTTGTATAAAGGGGGAAGATTGGAAAATCAGTACTATCAAACGTGGGCAGATTATTATATCAAATTCATTAAAGAATATGAAAAGAGAGGGATCAATATCTGGGGCTTAACCGTTCAGAACGAGCCTATGGCTACCCAAAGCTGGGAATCTTGCATCTATACCGCTGAAGAAGAAGGTGAATTTCTGAAAAACAATCTCGGACCAACCCTTTGGAAAAACGGATATAAAGATAAAAAAGTAATGATCTGGGATCATAACAGAGATCTTATCTATCAAAGAGCAACCACCACATTAAGTGATCCTGAAACATCAAAATATGCCCACGGTATCGGGTATCACTGGTATGAAACATGGAACAATAAAACCCAGCTTTTTGACAATTTAGCGGAAACCCACAGAGCTTTCCCGGATAAATTCCTTGCCTTTACTGAAGGATGCAAAGAACAATTCAATATGGATAAAATCTACGATGTAAGCCTGGGAGAACTCTACAGCAAAAATATGCTAAATGATTTCAACAAAGGAAATGCATTATGGACCGACTGGAATATTCTGTTGGATGAAACCGGCGGACCTAATCACAAAGGAAATTTCTGCTTTGCCCCGATTATTGCAGACACCAAAACCGGTGAGGTTTTCTATACCTATGAATACTACTATATAGGACATGTCTCAAAATATATCAAACCGAATGCCCAGAGAATCGGAAGTTCTTCCAACAGAGCAGCCCTGACCTCTTCTGCATTTATGAACGAAAACGGACAGCTGGTAACCGTTATTATGAACGACTCAGACAATGATATCGAAACCAATCTATGGATAGAAGGAAAAGCAGCAAAATTGAATGCACCTGCGCATTCTATCCAGACTGTTATTTTATAA
- a CDS encoding translation initiation factor encodes MDLRDQLKNLFPEHEEQDFEMPEEQFKQKEPLVCKFEKKGRNGKPVTIVEGWEGSEEDLKKISKKIKTTLGIGGSEKDGTIIIQGDNRDKIMNILKEMGYKTKRVGG; translated from the coding sequence ATGGATTTACGAGATCAATTGAAGAATCTTTTTCCTGAGCATGAAGAGCAGGATTTTGAGATGCCTGAAGAACAATTCAAGCAGAAAGAGCCTTTGGTATGCAAATTTGAGAAAAAAGGAAGAAATGGTAAGCCTGTAACGATTGTTGAAGGCTGGGAAGGCAGCGAGGAAGACCTCAAAAAAATCTCAAAGAAAATAAAAACCACCTTGGGTATAGGCGGCTCTGAGAAGGATGGAACGATTATCATTCAAGGGGATAACCGTGATAAAATAATGAATATCCTTAAAGAAATGGGATATAAAACCAAACGTGTTGGCGGATAG
- a CDS encoding nucleoside phosphorylase: MLNKLAASELVLNEDGSVYHLNLLPEDIADKIILVGDPDRVAKVSKYFDTVEIKKNKREFYTHTGTIRGERITVMSTGIGTENIDIVMNELDALVNIDLKNKEFKTEHKALELFRMGTCGSVNPDVQVDNMLVTQNVVGLDGLMHFYQDYNFENEFSKSFLEKFPYEKIKPMLYFSDWAAEMGDYYKDAKYHGNTATFPGFYAPQGRQLRLKAVDDQFLETLNDLGITNFEMETSAIYALSKLLGHKAITVNNVIANRRRGEFSADHHASEKNLIEWVLERIIK, encoded by the coding sequence ATGCTAAACAAACTTGCAGCCTCAGAACTTGTTCTGAATGAAGACGGAAGTGTATATCATCTGAATCTTTTACCCGAAGACATTGCTGACAAAATCATCCTTGTGGGTGATCCTGACAGAGTGGCAAAAGTTTCAAAATACTTTGATACCGTAGAGATCAAAAAAAATAAAAGAGAATTCTATACGCATACAGGAACGATTCGCGGGGAAAGAATCACAGTAATGTCTACCGGTATCGGAACAGAAAACATCGATATCGTAATGAACGAACTGGATGCCCTGGTAAACATCGATCTTAAAAATAAAGAATTTAAAACTGAGCATAAGGCTCTTGAACTATTCCGTATGGGAACTTGTGGAAGTGTAAACCCGGATGTTCAGGTTGACAATATGCTGGTTACCCAGAATGTAGTAGGTTTAGACGGTCTGATGCATTTCTATCAGGACTACAACTTCGAAAATGAGTTTTCTAAAAGCTTTTTAGAAAAATTCCCTTACGAAAAAATCAAGCCTATGCTTTATTTCTCAGACTGGGCAGCAGAAATGGGTGACTATTACAAAGATGCCAAATACCATGGAAATACTGCAACTTTCCCGGGATTCTATGCGCCACAGGGAAGACAGCTTCGTTTAAAAGCAGTAGATGATCAATTCCTGGAAACATTAAATGATCTTGGAATCACCAATTTTGAGATGGAAACATCAGCAATCTATGCTCTTTCAAAATTATTAGGACATAAAGCCATTACCGTAAATAACGTTATTGCCAACAGAAGACGTGGAGAATTCTCTGCAGACCACCATGCTTCTGAGAAAAACCTTATTGAATGGGTATTGGAAAGAATTATCAAATAA
- a CDS encoding NAD-binding protein, giving the protein MKKIRIIGCGWLGERIASSLSGKYDIAATTTTENKVKDLNSKGIHAVLASFPDYQLAEPYNEWSEIKNADVLIITIPVNEKSCCVSSLYNRIQNLSTFIGDFKGQMFLMSSTGVYPDLPKEFTEEDIPLEKVSGERMLRNRYPQLNILRLGGLMGDNRLLKNYNVGNLDHAVNHIHYADISAIITQMIEKKTGAKLYNVTAPIHPAKSQVINAQKNIPDEEVFEVKGKKVLSSKLVSELDYVFQYPDPRTFHL; this is encoded by the coding sequence ATGAAGAAAATAAGAATTATAGGCTGTGGCTGGTTGGGAGAAAGAATAGCCTCTTCCTTATCCGGAAAATACGACATAGCAGCAACGACTACAACGGAAAATAAAGTAAAGGATCTCAACAGTAAAGGAATTCATGCTGTACTTGCTTCTTTCCCGGATTATCAGCTGGCTGAACCCTATAATGAATGGTCTGAGATTAAGAATGCTGATGTTTTAATTATTACCATTCCTGTCAATGAAAAAAGCTGTTGTGTAAGTTCTTTGTATAATAGAATTCAGAATTTATCAACATTTATAGGGGATTTTAAAGGACAGATGTTCCTGATGAGTTCCACAGGGGTTTATCCCGATCTTCCCAAAGAATTTACAGAAGAAGATATTCCTTTGGAAAAAGTATCAGGGGAAAGAATGCTGAGAAATAGATATCCGCAGCTTAATATTCTGAGGCTTGGAGGCCTGATGGGAGACAACAGACTTTTAAAAAACTATAATGTAGGAAATCTTGATCATGCAGTGAATCATATTCATTATGCTGATATCAGTGCCATCATCACACAAATGATTGAAAAGAAAACTGGAGCTAAACTTTATAATGTTACTGCCCCGATTCATCCTGCAAAAAGCCAGGTGATTAATGCACAGAAAAATATACCTGATGAGGAAGTTTTCGAAGTAAAAGGTAAGAAGGTCTTGTCTTCAAAACTGGTTTCAGAGCTGGATTATGTATTTCAGTATCCGGATCCGAGAACGTTTCATTTGTAA